GAGGGCCGGGCGCGAACGCCTTGGCGGCGTCGGCCAGCGATCGCACGGCGCCCACGAGGGGCTTCAGGCGCCCGTCCTGCAGGCGCCGGGCCAGCTCGGCGAGCTGCGCACGGTCGGGCTCCACGACGAAGAAGATCGCCTGGCCGTCCTCGGGTTGACGCGGTGGCGGGGCCGCGATGGTGACGATCCGCCCGCCCGGGCGCAGGACGCCGAGAGACCGCTCGAAGACCTCGCCGCCGATGACGTCGAAGACGACCTCGACCGGGTCGAGGGTCTCGAGCCGGCCGGACTCCAGGTCGACGAACTCGTCCGCACCAAGTGCGAGGACCGAGTCCTCGTGCTCGGCGCGGCCGGTTCCGATGACCCGCGCGCCGATCTCGTGTGCGAGCTGGACGGCGATGGAACCGACCGCACCACCCGCCCCGTGGATCAGCACGGACTGTCCCGTCTCCAGGCGGCCGTGCTGGAACAGCCCCTGCCACGACGTGAGTCCCGAGATGGGCACGGCCGCTGCCGTGACGAAGTCCACGTTCGCGGGCAGGGGCGCGAGGTTCCGCGCCTCGACCGCGGTGTACTCGGCGAGGGCGCCGTTGCGAGCCCAATCGGCCAGCCCGAACACGCGCTGACCCACGGTGAGCCCGGTGGTGCCGTAGCCGAGTTCGACCACGACGCCCGCGAGCTCGTGGCCCGGCACGCTGGGGGTGCGGTCGCGACCGGCGCGGTCGGTCCACGTCGCGGGCCAGGTGAGCTCGCCGCTTGTGAATCCCGCGGCGTGCACGCGAACGATGACGTCGTTCTCAGCGGCGTGCGGCGAGTCGAGGTCGGTCAGGGTCATGCCCTCGACGCCGCGGCGCTGATCGGTCACGATGACGGCCTTCATGACGTCCTCCTCAGCCTGCGCTGCGCGTCGTCTCGCCCTGCCGATCGGTCCCCGGCGGAACGTCGAACGCTACTCCTCGCCTGCATCGGCGGCAACGACTGCCGACCCGCGGCACTCGCACCGACGGATGCTCCCCGCTGCGAAACCGGTACCGAAGTACCGAAGTACCGAAGTACCGGACGTTCGCAGAGAAGAAGGCGACTCGGCTCCGCCGGCGCGCGATGCATTCCAGCCGCGGCGCCACGCGTCGGCGCCGCGGCATCCGTCGTCACACCCCGACGGCGTCGTACGCGGGCAGCGGCACGTCGTGCCGGCTGCTCATGGCCTTCTCGACGACGGTGAGCAGGGGCCGGCGCGCCGACAGGCGGATGTAGCCGTGCAGCACGCGGATGCCGAGGCGCGACTTCGGGGTCGCGAAC
This DNA window, taken from Agromyces sp. 3263, encodes the following:
- a CDS encoding NADP-dependent oxidoreductase, producing MKAVIVTDQRRGVEGMTLTDLDSPHAAENDVIVRVHAAGFTSGELTWPATWTDRAGRDRTPSVPGHELAGVVVELGYGTTGLTVGQRVFGLADWARNGALAEYTAVEARNLAPLPANVDFVTAAAVPISGLTSWQGLFQHGRLETGQSVLIHGAGGAVGSIAVQLAHEIGARVIGTGRAEHEDSVLALGADEFVDLESGRLETLDPVEVVFDVIGGEVFERSLGVLRPGGRIVTIAAPPPRQPEDGQAIFFVVEPDRAQLAELARRLQDGRLKPLVGAVRSLADAAKAFAPGPRVRGSTIIAVA